A genomic window from Pseudonocardia broussonetiae includes:
- a CDS encoding RNA polymerase-binding protein RbpA: MADRVLRGSRLGAVSYETDRNHDLAPRQSMRYACPRGHDFEVPFSHDAEAPHTWECRLHGSISKLVDGSEPEQKKTKPPRTHWDMLLERRSVADLEVLLNERLELLAERRREIA; encoded by the coding sequence ATGGCCGACCGCGTGCTCCGTGGCAGCCGGCTCGGGGCTGTCAGCTACGAGACCGATCGCAACCACGACCTCGCGCCGCGGCAGTCGATGCGCTACGCGTGCCCGCGTGGGCACGACTTCGAGGTGCCCTTCTCGCACGACGCCGAGGCGCCGCACACGTGGGAGTGCCGCCTGCACGGCAGCATCTCCAAGCTGGTGGACGGCTCGGAGCCGGAGCAGAAGAAGACCAAGCCGCCGCGTACGCACTGGGACATGCTGCTCGAGCGCCGCTCCGTGGCCGACCTCGAGGTGCTGCTCAACGAGCGCCTCGAGCTGCTGGCCGAGCGCCGCCGCGAGATCGCCTGA
- a CDS encoding amidohydrolase — MTRTLLLGARVLDPGAPPGPAAVEVVDGTITHVHPAHEATDVTGDHVLHLDGALLTPAFVDAHVHATSTGLLVDGLDLAGCPSPRALLDAVRARTTARPGALVWGHGWQEQTWDAPPPTRAELDRAAQGAPVYLSRIDVHSALVSSDLAPSGAPDGPLTADAHHHARRAALAAVDGPVRDAAQRAFLTGAAARGVGVVHECAGPDISSRADLAALRARAAAGEGPDVVGYWGEAVTTAEEARDLLAATGAHGLAGDLFVDGSIGSRTAALAAPYADAPGCTGNRYLDAGQVAAHVAACTAAGVQAGFHVIGDAAAAILVEGLQRARTSGAGPGPVRHRVEHLEMVDAGQIAVLAAHGVVASVQPLFDAYWGGPDGMYAERLGARAAAMNPFAALHAAGVVLALGSDSPVTPVGPWEAVRAAVAHRTPGSGLTQAQALAAHTVGGHRAAGDTHPLAGRIVLGAPASYAVWDTDADGLAGECLRTVQRGRVLHDTLVPGRAPAVAPFPA; from the coding sequence GTGACGCGCACGCTGCTGCTCGGCGCCCGGGTCCTCGACCCGGGCGCCCCGCCCGGCCCCGCGGCCGTGGAGGTCGTCGACGGGACGATCACGCACGTGCACCCGGCCCACGAGGCCACCGACGTGACCGGCGACCACGTCCTGCACCTCGACGGCGCCCTGCTCACCCCCGCCTTCGTCGACGCCCACGTGCACGCCACCTCCACCGGCCTGCTCGTCGACGGCCTCGACCTCGCCGGCTGCCCGTCCCCGCGCGCCCTGCTCGACGCCGTCCGCGCCCGCACCACCGCCCGCCCCGGCGCGCTGGTCTGGGGCCACGGCTGGCAGGAGCAGACCTGGGACGCCCCGCCGCCCACCCGCGCCGAGCTCGACCGCGCCGCGCAGGGCGCACCGGTCTACCTCAGCCGGATCGACGTGCACTCCGCGCTGGTCAGCAGCGACCTCGCGCCCTCCGGCGCCCCTGACGGCCCGCTGACCGCCGACGCCCACCACCACGCCCGCCGCGCCGCGCTCGCCGCCGTCGACGGCCCCGTCCGCGACGCCGCCCAGCGCGCCTTCCTCACCGGCGCCGCCGCCCGCGGGGTCGGCGTCGTGCACGAGTGCGCGGGCCCCGACATCTCCTCCCGCGCCGACCTCGCCGCGCTGCGCGCCCGCGCCGCGGCGGGGGAGGGCCCGGACGTCGTCGGCTACTGGGGCGAGGCCGTCACCACCGCCGAGGAGGCCCGTGACCTGCTCGCGGCCACCGGCGCCCACGGCCTGGCCGGCGACCTGTTCGTCGACGGCTCGATCGGCTCGCGCACCGCCGCCCTGGCCGCCCCCTACGCCGACGCCCCCGGCTGCACCGGCAACCGCTACCTCGACGCCGGGCAGGTCGCCGCGCACGTCGCGGCCTGCACCGCGGCGGGTGTGCAGGCGGGCTTCCACGTCATCGGCGACGCGGCCGCGGCGATCCTCGTCGAGGGCCTGCAGCGCGCCCGGACGAGCGGTGCCGGGCCGGGACCGGTGCGCCACCGCGTCGAGCACCTGGAGATGGTCGACGCCGGGCAGATCGCGGTGCTCGCGGCGCACGGGGTCGTCGCCAGCGTCCAGCCCCTGTTCGACGCGTACTGGGGCGGCCCGGACGGCATGTACGCCGAGCGCCTGGGCGCCCGCGCCGCCGCGATGAACCCGTTCGCCGCCCTGCACGCCGCGGGCGTGGTCCTGGCGCTGGGCTCCGACAGCCCGGTCACCCCGGTCGGGCCGTGGGAGGCGGTGCGCGCCGCCGTCGCCCACCGCACGCCCGGCTCCGGGCTGACGCAGGCCCAGGCGCTGGCCGCGCACACCGTCGGCGGGCACCGCGCCGCCGGCGACACCCACCCGCTGGCCGGGCGGATCGTCTTGGGAGCACCCGCCTCCTACGCCGTCTGGGACACCGACGCCGACGGCTTGGCGGGCGAATGCCTGCGCACCGTGCAGCGCGGCCGCGTGCTGCACGACACCCTGGTTCCCGGCCGCGCCCCGGCTGTGGCACCATTCCCCGCGTGA
- a CDS encoding PspC domain-containing protein codes for MASTLTRPRNGKVIAGVCAGLAERFGLSPFLVRLAFLLSCILPGPQFIAYLVLWVIMPKRGV; via the coding sequence GTGGCATCGACCCTGACCCGCCCGCGGAACGGGAAGGTCATCGCCGGCGTGTGCGCCGGCCTGGCGGAGCGGTTCGGGCTGAGCCCGTTCCTGGTCCGGCTCGCCTTCCTGCTGTCCTGCATCCTCCCCGGACCGCAGTTCATCGCGTACCTGGTCCTCTGGGTGATCATGCCCAAGCGCGGCGTGTGA
- a CDS encoding ArnT family glycosyltransferase produces the protein MSVTIRTEQTPPATTAGDRPPTRREIGRREVGLWTLGSAALSTAVTLALPHLGIGNDSYQYLGVADNLLTGAGVTTDIPFFDVETAHGVVPSPITTHPPGYPVAIAAARLLGLPPVAAAVAVSVLAAALTVLVLGLACRRLGVPRWAARVAVAGFMLNPFTLVHAGSVLSESLFTLLVTSAVLGMVVAERTGARTASVLAGVALGLSVHVRYAGLFVVVGAAVGLTLLLLLARRDRRSALALALTVGTALPLFAPLLVRNQLVAGTWRGGNDVDVDHPVLELLAKTAWTGVHLVVGDASGPLARVPQALLAVAVLAALVLLVRRRPDLRDGALVLLAAAVVVYAALMFEAGLVSVISYGPRMFLPVLPAALLLLALAASRVRDARPVASRAAVRAGAAVVAVAALAVGVLGAFAKADAPPHVGVAERLAAPLAGGGTTAEWLDAHLAPGEPVVAADGQATGYALQEPVVGLVESTFSDTRWDEETVAALMDRSGARYLLLYRHPQDGGGALVEQESPFLGILLAGRPAETLRPVASSAEVLVLERR, from the coding sequence GTGTCCGTGACGATCCGGACCGAGCAGACGCCGCCGGCGACCACGGCGGGTGACCGACCGCCGACGCGTCGCGAGATCGGCCGGCGGGAGGTCGGGCTCTGGACGCTCGGGTCCGCCGCGCTCTCCACGGCCGTCACGCTCGCCCTGCCGCACCTCGGGATCGGCAACGACAGCTACCAGTACCTCGGCGTCGCCGACAACCTGCTCACCGGGGCCGGGGTCACCACCGACATCCCGTTCTTCGACGTCGAGACCGCGCACGGCGTCGTCCCCTCGCCGATCACCACGCACCCGCCGGGCTACCCGGTCGCGATCGCCGCGGCGCGGCTGCTCGGCCTGCCGCCGGTGGCGGCGGCCGTCGCGGTCTCCGTGCTCGCCGCGGCGCTCACCGTGCTCGTCCTGGGGCTGGCCTGCCGGCGCCTGGGCGTGCCGCGGTGGGCCGCGCGCGTCGCCGTCGCCGGGTTCATGCTCAACCCGTTCACTCTGGTCCACGCGGGCTCGGTGCTCAGCGAGTCGCTGTTCACGCTGCTGGTGACGTCCGCGGTGCTCGGGATGGTCGTCGCCGAGCGCACCGGCGCGCGGACCGCGTCGGTGCTGGCGGGCGTCGCGCTGGGGCTGTCGGTCCACGTCCGCTACGCCGGGCTGTTCGTCGTCGTCGGGGCGGCGGTGGGCCTCACGCTGCTGCTGCTGCTCGCGCGCCGCGACCGGCGCTCGGCGCTGGCGCTCGCCCTCACCGTCGGCACCGCGCTGCCCCTGTTCGCGCCCCTGCTCGTCCGCAACCAGCTCGTCGCCGGCACCTGGCGCGGCGGCAACGACGTCGACGTCGACCACCCCGTCCTCGAGCTGCTCGCGAAGACGGCGTGGACGGGCGTGCACCTCGTCGTCGGCGACGCGTCGGGTCCGCTCGCACGCGTGCCGCAGGCGCTGCTCGCCGTGGCCGTCCTGGCCGCGCTCGTGCTGCTGGTGCGCCGCCGCCCCGACCTGCGCGACGGGGCGCTCGTGCTGCTCGCCGCCGCCGTCGTCGTCTACGCGGCGCTGATGTTCGAGGCCGGGCTGGTGTCGGTGATCTCCTACGGGCCGCGGATGTTCCTGCCCGTCCTGCCCGCTGCGCTGCTGCTCCTGGCCCTGGCGGCCTCCCGGGTGCGCGACGCCCGGCCGGTCGCCTCGCGCGCGGCGGTGCGGGCCGGGGCCGCGGTCGTCGCGGTGGCGGCGCTGGCCGTCGGCGTGCTCGGCGCGTTCGCGAAGGCCGACGCGCCGCCGCACGTCGGCGTCGCCGAGCGCCTCGCCGCACCGCTGGCCGGCGGCGGGACCACCGCGGAGTGGCTCGACGCCCACCTGGCCCCGGGCGAGCCGGTCGTCGCCGCCGACGGCCAGGCCACCGGCTACGCGCTGCAGGAGCCGGTGGTCGGGCTCGTCGAGTCGACGTTCTCCGACACCCGCTGGGACGAGGAGACCGTCGCCGCCCTGATGGACCGCTCCGGCGCCCGCTACCTGCTGCTCTACCGCCACCCGCAGGACGGCGGGGGCGCGCTCGTGGAGCAGGAGTCGCCGTTCCTGGGGATCCTGCTCGCCGGCCGGCCGGCGGAGACGCTGCGCCCGGTCGCGTCGAGCGCCGAGGTCCTGGTGCTGGAGCGCCGGTGA
- a CDS encoding phosphoribosyltransferase, with translation MSDRETLTWELFGSASRELAEQVAADGYRPDIILSIARGGLFVAGALGYALDVKNLHVANVEFYTGVDERLPVPIMLPPVPNVVDLSGAHVLVADDVADTGATLKLVRDFCTGHVADVRCAVVYEKPHSTVQCEYVWRRTDRWINFPWSTQPPVVERNGQVLDA, from the coding sequence GTGAGCGACCGCGAGACGCTCACCTGGGAGCTGTTCGGCTCCGCCTCGCGCGAGCTGGCCGAGCAGGTGGCCGCCGACGGCTACCGCCCCGACATCATCCTGTCCATCGCCCGCGGCGGGCTGTTCGTCGCCGGGGCGCTGGGCTACGCGCTGGACGTGAAGAACCTGCACGTGGCGAACGTCGAGTTCTACACCGGCGTCGACGAGCGGCTGCCCGTGCCGATCATGCTGCCGCCGGTGCCGAACGTCGTCGACCTCTCCGGGGCGCACGTGCTCGTCGCCGACGACGTGGCCGACACCGGCGCCACCCTCAAGCTGGTGCGCGACTTCTGCACCGGCCACGTCGCCGACGTCCGGTGCGCGGTGGTCTACGAGAAGCCGCACTCCACCGTGCAGTGCGAGTACGTGTGGCGCCGGACCGACCGCTGGATCAACTTCCCCTGGTCGACGCAACCCCCGGTGGTGGAACGGAACGGCCAGGTCCTCGACGCCTGA
- a CDS encoding cytochrome P450, producing the protein MTTADTSPGHLAFWARPDDERAAVFAALRRHDGLPWIPFRDPTPFSGGVDGFHAVVRHADVVTASRNAGLFANAPNAASLFDIPPWLTRYLDSMIQKDGPEHARLRKVVVRAFSPRMLARLEDDIRARASRIVDDVLAQRSGEFVSGVAQRLPVAVICAMLGLDDSHHDLVARHGNTLVGSADPEYTGVRRSYLMHHGAPGVRHVVSVSARLAFAGEALHRLVRRTGRDRLREPRDDLVSTLVHADVDGERLTPREVATLFILLVLAGSETTRATITHALRLLTAHPEQREHLLADVEGRIGATVEEVVRHASPVLQFRRTATADGELGGTEVRAGDKLLLFYTSANRDEAVFDDPDRFDISRSPGPHLGFGAPGPHYCLGANLARTESTILLTELLTRAPTIRAVGEPDRLLSNFVNGIKRQNYTL; encoded by the coding sequence ATGACCACCGCCGACACCTCCCCCGGCCATCTCGCGTTCTGGGCCCGGCCCGACGACGAGCGCGCCGCCGTCTTCGCCGCCCTGCGCCGCCACGACGGCCTGCCCTGGATCCCCTTCCGCGACCCCACCCCCTTCTCCGGCGGGGTCGACGGCTTCCACGCCGTCGTCCGGCACGCCGACGTGGTCACCGCGAGCCGGAACGCGGGCCTGTTCGCCAACGCCCCCAACGCCGCCTCCCTCTTCGACATCCCGCCGTGGCTGACCCGCTACCTGGACTCGATGATCCAGAAGGACGGCCCGGAGCACGCGCGGCTGCGCAAGGTCGTCGTGCGGGCGTTCTCGCCGCGGATGCTCGCCCGGCTGGAGGACGACATCCGCGCCCGCGCGTCCCGGATCGTCGACGACGTGCTGGCGCAGCGCTCCGGGGAGTTCGTCAGCGGCGTCGCGCAGCGCCTGCCCGTGGCCGTCATCTGCGCGATGCTCGGGCTCGACGACTCCCACCACGACCTCGTCGCCCGGCACGGCAACACCCTCGTCGGCTCCGCCGACCCCGAGTACACCGGCGTCCGCCGCTCCTACCTGATGCACCACGGGGCACCCGGCGTGCGGCACGTCGTGTCCGTCAGCGCGCGCCTGGCCTTCGCCGGGGAGGCGCTGCACCGGCTGGTGCGCCGCACCGGCCGCGACCGGCTCCGCGAGCCGCGCGACGACCTCGTCTCCACGCTCGTGCACGCCGACGTCGACGGCGAGCGGCTCACCCCGCGCGAGGTCGCCACCCTGTTCATCCTGCTGGTGCTGGCCGGCAGCGAGACCACCCGCGCGACGATCACGCACGCGCTGCGCCTGCTCACCGCGCACCCCGAGCAGCGCGAGCACCTGCTGGCCGACGTCGAGGGGCGGATCGGGGCGACCGTCGAGGAGGTGGTGCGGCACGCCAGCCCGGTGCTGCAGTTCCGCCGCACCGCCACCGCCGACGGCGAGCTGGGCGGCACCGAGGTCCGCGCCGGCGACAAGCTGCTGCTGTTCTACACCTCGGCCAACCGCGACGAGGCCGTCTTCGACGACCCCGACCGCTTCGACATCAGCCGCTCCCCCGGCCCGCACCTCGGCTTCGGCGCCCCCGGCCCGCACTACTGCCTGGGCGCGAACCTGGCCCGCACGGAGTCGACCATCCTGCTGACCGAGCTCCTCACCCGCGCCCCGACGATCCGCGCGGTGGGAGAACCCGACCGCCTGCTCTCGAACTTCGTGAACGGCATCAAGAGGCAGAACTACACCCTCTGA
- a CDS encoding MFS transporter produces the protein MSAPVSAEEERERRGWVFYDWANQVFQTSVITVFLSLYLTGVAEADARARGRSCTGDSALVDCDVSLLGFDVAAGSVFGYLISLATVLQVLVLPITGAIADRTQDKRRMLGASAFLGSVATAALALVAGTDWQLGFVLFLVANTAYGVSIVVYYSYLPELAGPDGRDALSARGWAFGYLGGGLALVLHLAIYLGRDLVGLSESDAVRICFLTAGLWWAAFTLVPLRRLRRHQPPQGTERGAAVLTAGFRQLAATLRHARSVPLTLAFLGSYLVFADGISTVAQIAGLYGERELLLPREVLIVTILIVQFVAFAGAVVHGRLAARFGAKRTILGSLVAWTAVVTGAYFVAAGQQLQFYAVALGIGLVLGGTLALTRSLFSQMVPPGREAEYFALYEVGEKGTSWLGPLVFAAVADATGSFRPAIVSLIAFFVVGGAALAAVPVGRAIRAAGNEEPAVL, from the coding sequence GTGAGCGCTCCCGTGAGCGCCGAGGAGGAGCGGGAGCGCCGCGGCTGGGTCTTCTACGACTGGGCCAACCAGGTGTTCCAGACCTCGGTCATCACGGTGTTCCTCTCGCTGTACCTGACGGGCGTCGCCGAGGCCGACGCCCGCGCCCGCGGGCGGTCGTGCACCGGCGACAGCGCGCTCGTCGACTGCGACGTGTCCCTGCTCGGGTTCGACGTCGCCGCGGGCTCGGTGTTCGGCTACCTCATCTCGCTGGCGACGGTGCTGCAGGTGCTCGTCCTGCCGATCACCGGCGCCATCGCCGACCGCACCCAGGACAAGCGGCGGATGCTCGGCGCCTCCGCGTTCCTGGGGTCGGTGGCCACGGCGGCGCTCGCGCTGGTGGCCGGCACCGACTGGCAGCTCGGGTTCGTGCTGTTCCTCGTGGCGAACACGGCCTACGGGGTGTCGATCGTCGTCTACTACTCCTACCTGCCCGAGCTCGCCGGGCCCGACGGCCGCGACGCGCTCTCCGCCCGCGGCTGGGCGTTCGGCTACCTCGGCGGCGGGCTCGCGCTCGTCCTGCACCTGGCGATCTACCTGGGCCGCGACCTCGTCGGGCTGTCGGAGTCCGACGCCGTGCGGATCTGCTTCCTCACCGCCGGGCTGTGGTGGGCGGCGTTCACGCTGGTCCCGCTGCGGCGGCTGCGCCGCCACCAGCCCCCGCAGGGCACCGAGCGCGGCGCCGCCGTGCTGACGGCCGGGTTCCGCCAGCTCGCCGCGACGCTGCGGCACGCCCGCTCGGTCCCGCTGACGCTCGCGTTCCTGGGCAGCTACCTGGTGTTCGCCGACGGCATCTCGACGGTCGCGCAGATCGCCGGGCTCTACGGGGAGCGCGAGCTGCTGCTCCCCCGCGAGGTGCTGATCGTGACCATCCTGATCGTGCAGTTCGTGGCGTTCGCCGGCGCCGTCGTGCACGGGCGCCTCGCGGCCCGGTTCGGGGCCAAGCGGACGATCCTGGGCAGCCTCGTGGCCTGGACCGCCGTCGTGACCGGGGCCTACTTCGTCGCGGCCGGGCAGCAGCTGCAGTTCTACGCCGTCGCGCTGGGCATCGGCCTGGTGCTCGGGGGGACGCTGGCGCTGACCCGCTCGCTGTTCAGCCAGATGGTGCCGCCCGGGCGCGAGGCGGAGTACTTCGCGCTCTACGAGGTCGGCGAGAAGGGCACGTCGTGGCTGGGGCCGCTGGTGTTCGCGGCGGTCGCCGACGCCACCGGGTCGTTCCGCCCGGCGATCGTCTCGCTGATCGCGTTCTTCGTGGTGGGAGGCGCCGCGCTGGCCGCCGTGCCGGTGGGGCGCGCGATCCGGGCGGCGGGTAACGAGGAGCCTGCGGTCCTGTAA
- the lnt gene encoding apolipoprotein N-acyltransferase, protein MAAPTTDPAPPAGAPARPRALVPVRLLAAAGGGYLLYLSFPPGTLWWLALPAFALLGAVLRGRSARGGALYGFVFSMAFLTPLLVWVSSLVQWLPWIALSVFESLFVAVACAGMAVVSRLPAWPLWAAAVWGIGESVRSRVPWGGMPWGRVGFGQPDGPFLPVAAIGGVPLLSFVTVLAGLALGEVVRRLVAREGFTSVRGPAVLAVAALLTGPLASLVPAFGGGPDRVVTVAAVQGNVPRLGLDFNSQRRAVLDNHVRVTEELAAEVAAGRQPQPDLVVWPENSSDIDPLQNPDAAARIDRAARAVGVPILLGTILRNPPEMANGDGPTASNAAVVWEPGAGVVARSDKRRIQPFGEYMPWRSFFRLLSPYVDRASNFLPGPGEGALDVNGVRVGIAICWEIAFDDLLADSVAAGAEMLAVPSNNATFGFTDMTYQQLAMSRIRAVEFDRSVVVVTTSGVSATVTTDGTVTARTQQFTPDTLVDRTTLRTTTTLASQLRSGPEWVVVALGLGAVALALAAHRRAGRKSDV, encoded by the coding sequence GTGGCCGCACCCACCACCGACCCCGCCCCGCCCGCCGGGGCGCCCGCGCGTCCGCGCGCCCTCGTCCCCGTCCGGCTGCTCGCCGCCGCCGGGGGCGGGTACCTGCTGTACCTGAGCTTCCCGCCCGGCACGCTGTGGTGGCTCGCCCTGCCCGCGTTCGCGCTGCTGGGGGCCGTGCTGCGGGGCCGCTCGGCCCGCGGCGGCGCGCTCTACGGGTTCGTGTTCTCGATGGCGTTCCTCACGCCGCTGCTGGTGTGGGTCAGCTCGCTCGTGCAGTGGCTGCCCTGGATCGCGCTGTCGGTGTTCGAGTCGCTGTTCGTGGCCGTCGCCTGCGCCGGGATGGCCGTGGTGTCCCGGCTGCCCGCCTGGCCGCTGTGGGCCGCCGCGGTGTGGGGGATCGGCGAGTCGGTGCGCTCGCGCGTCCCGTGGGGCGGGATGCCGTGGGGGCGGGTCGGGTTCGGCCAGCCCGACGGCCCGTTCCTGCCGGTCGCCGCGATCGGCGGGGTGCCGCTGCTGTCGTTCGTCACGGTGCTGGCCGGGCTGGCGCTCGGGGAGGTGGTGCGCCGCCTCGTGGCCCGCGAGGGGTTCACATCGGTCCGCGGCCCCGCCGTGCTCGCCGTCGCCGCGCTGCTCACCGGCCCGCTCGCGTCGCTGGTGCCGGCGTTCGGCGGCGGGCCCGACCGGGTCGTGACCGTCGCCGCCGTGCAGGGCAACGTGCCGCGCCTGGGCCTCGACTTCAACTCCCAGCGCCGCGCCGTGCTCGACAACCACGTCCGGGTCACCGAGGAGCTGGCCGCCGAGGTCGCCGCCGGGCGGCAGCCGCAGCCCGACCTCGTCGTCTGGCCGGAGAACTCCTCCGACATCGACCCCCTGCAGAACCCCGACGCCGCCGCCCGGATCGACCGCGCGGCGCGCGCGGTCGGCGTGCCGATCCTGCTGGGCACGATCCTGCGCAACCCGCCCGAGATGGCCAACGGCGACGGTCCGACGGCCAGCAACGCCGCCGTGGTGTGGGAGCCCGGCGCCGGGGTGGTCGCGCGCAGCGACAAGCGCCGCATCCAGCCCTTCGGCGAGTACATGCCGTGGCGCAGCTTCTTCCGGCTGCTCTCGCCCTACGTCGACCGCGCGAGCAACTTCCTACCCGGGCCGGGGGAGGGCGCCCTCGACGTCAACGGGGTGCGGGTGGGCATCGCCATCTGCTGGGAGATCGCGTTCGACGACCTGCTCGCCGACAGCGTCGCCGCCGGCGCGGAGATGCTCGCCGTGCCGAGCAACAACGCCACCTTCGGGTTCACCGACATGACCTACCAGCAGCTGGCGATGTCACGGATCCGGGCGGTGGAGTTCGACCGCTCGGTCGTCGTCGTCACCACCTCGGGGGTCAGCGCCACCGTCACCACGGACGGCACCGTCACCGCCCGGACCCAGCAGTTCACCCCCGACACCCTGGTCGATCGGACCACGCTGCGCACCACCACTACGCTGGCCAGCCAGTTGAGGTCGGGCCCGGAGTGGGTCGTGGTCGCCCTGGGCCTGGGAGCCGTCGCACTGGCGCTCGCGGCTCACCGCCGGGCGGGAAGGAAGTCGGATGTCTGA
- a CDS encoding PIG-L deacetylase family protein, which produces MNEPDLRGQTVLVLHAHPDDESIFSGLTLRRLADAGARTVLVLATAGELGGSRVPLRPGETVPERRIAELEQASALLGVSRLVLLGGRDSGLPGGPGIAHPRALAAADPLALARHVAELADDEGAATIVHDDEHGIYGHPDHNAAFRVGALAAELTGATAYRTTVDREHLHTAARDGHLVHGAARAVHETGGRTPFGRATVEIALAVTGTEAHLDVKHAAITAHASQLGPDDVPRATFAAAYGYEWYTRSGPPGVLDLLGNAHLLSRASHRVTRGSR; this is translated from the coding sequence ATGAACGAGCCCGACCTCCGCGGCCAGACCGTCCTCGTCCTGCACGCCCACCCCGACGACGAGTCGATCTTCTCCGGCCTCACGCTGCGCCGCCTCGCCGACGCCGGCGCCCGCACGGTCCTGGTGCTGGCCACGGCGGGGGAGCTGGGCGGCTCCCGCGTGCCGCTGCGCCCCGGCGAGACCGTGCCCGAGCGGCGGATCGCCGAGCTGGAGCAGGCCTCCGCGCTGCTCGGGGTCTCCCGGCTGGTGCTGCTCGGCGGCCGCGACTCGGGCCTGCCCGGCGGCCCCGGCATCGCGCACCCCCGGGCGCTGGCCGCGGCCGACCCGCTCGCGCTCGCCCGGCACGTCGCCGAGCTCGCCGACGACGAGGGCGCGGCGACGATCGTCCACGACGACGAGCACGGCATCTACGGCCACCCCGACCACAACGCGGCCTTCCGCGTCGGCGCGCTGGCCGCGGAGCTGACCGGCGCCACCGCCTACCGCACCACCGTCGACCGCGAGCACCTGCACACCGCCGCCCGCGACGGCCACCTCGTGCACGGCGCCGCCCGCGCGGTGCACGAGACCGGCGGGCGCACCCCGTTCGGCCGCGCGACCGTCGAGATCGCCCTCGCGGTGACCGGCACCGAGGCCCACCTCGACGTCAAGCACGCCGCGATCACCGCCCACGCGAGCCAGCTCGGCCCCGACGACGTGCCGCGCGCCACGTTCGCCGCCGCCTACGGCTACGAGTGGTACACCCGCAGCGGCCCGCCCGGCGTGCTCGACCTCCTGGGCAACGCGCACCTGCTGTCGCGGGCGTCACACCGGGTGACGCGCGGCAGCCGGTAA
- a CDS encoding polyprenol monophosphomannose synthase, whose translation MSEVPGPILVVIPTYDERENIGPIIARLHAAVPDADVLVVDDNSPDGTGELADALAAADPRISVLHRTAKDGLGAAYLAGFAHALGGPHQVVVEMDADGSHAPEDLPALLDALRDADLVLGSRYVPGGAVRNWPAHREWLSRGGNLYSRLALGVPIRDITGGYRAFRRQVLEELDLGEVASQGYCFQVDVAYRAVLAGFRVREVPITFVERERGASKMSRSIVTEALWLVTRWGAQRLLRRSPATVPA comes from the coding sequence ATGTCTGAGGTCCCGGGACCCATACTGGTGGTGATCCCGACCTACGACGAGCGCGAGAACATCGGGCCGATCATCGCGCGCCTGCACGCCGCCGTCCCCGACGCCGACGTGCTCGTCGTCGACGACAACAGCCCCGACGGCACCGGCGAGCTCGCCGACGCCCTCGCTGCGGCCGACCCCCGCATCTCCGTGCTGCACCGCACCGCGAAGGACGGCCTCGGCGCCGCCTACCTCGCCGGGTTCGCCCACGCGCTCGGCGGGCCGCACCAGGTCGTCGTGGAGATGGACGCCGACGGCTCGCACGCCCCGGAGGACCTCCCCGCCCTGCTCGACGCCCTCCGCGACGCCGACCTCGTGCTGGGCTCGCGGTACGTGCCCGGCGGCGCGGTCCGCAACTGGCCCGCGCACCGCGAGTGGCTCTCCCGCGGGGGCAACCTCTACTCGCGGCTCGCGCTGGGCGTGCCGATCCGGGACATCACCGGCGGGTACCGGGCGTTCCGCCGCCAGGTGCTCGAGGAGCTCGACCTCGGCGAGGTCGCCTCGCAGGGCTACTGCTTCCAGGTCGACGTCGCCTACCGGGCCGTGCTGGCCGGGTTCCGCGTGCGCGAGGTGCCGATCACGTTCGTCGAGCGCGAGCGGGGGGCGTCGAAGATGAGCCGCTCGATCGTCACCGAGGCCCTGTGGCTGGTCACGCGCTGGGGCGCGCAGCGCCTGCTGCGCCGCAGCCCCGCCACGGTGCCCGCGTGA